The DNA window AGGACACCCGCCAACTCTGCCAGCCCGCCGGTCGGATGGTCGGCACTCCGGGTCACGCCGTGGCCGAAGACTTCGTCGCCCGGCGCCTCGCGGAGATCGGTTGCCAACCGTATCGCGGCGATTCGTTCGCCCTGCCCTACCGGCGGCACGATACCGACTTCACGAACTTTGTCGGGGTCGTCCCGGGAACAGACCGCACGCTGCCGCCGCTCCTGATCGGCGCGCATTACGACAGCGTGATCGCCGCCCCCTGTGCCGACGACAATGGTGCGGCCGTGGCGATCTGTCTGGCGCTCGGGAAACGCGCGGCGGATCTGGGCGGGTTCAAGCGGGATCTGGTGGTGGCGATCTTCGACGCCGAGGAGCCGCCCTATTTCCAGTCCGACGCGATGGGCAGCAACCGTTTCCACGAGGACCAGCTGGACGATCGCGGCGTCCATCTTGCGATCATCTACGATCTCGTCGGCCACGACATCCGTATCCCGGGAGTGAGAATGGCGGTCCCCGGGCTGGCCGGCCTCACCTTCGTCACCGGGTGCGAAAGCCATCCGGAACTGCCCGATCTCGTCGGGTCGGTCGAGCTGCCCGACAAGTTCAAGCTGGTCGCCACCCTCAACCGCTACGTCGGCGACATGAGCGACCACGGTGCGTTTCGGAAGAGCGGCACGCCGTACCTGTTTTTCTCCTGCGGTCGCTGGGAGCACTATCACGAGCCGACCGAC is part of the Haloferula helveola genome and encodes:
- a CDS encoding M28 family metallopeptidase yields the protein MAEDFVARRLAEIGCQPYRGDSFALPYRRHDTDFTNFVGVVPGTDRTLPPLLIGAHYDSVIAAPCADDNGAAVAICLALGKRAADLGGFKRDLVVAIFDAEEPPYFQSDAMGSNRFHEDQLDDRGVHLAIIYDLVGHDIRIPGVRMAVPGLAGLTFVTGCESHPELPDLVGSVELPDKFKLVATLNRYVGDMSDHGAFRKSGTPYLFFSCGRWEHYHEPTDTPDRLNYRKMARLTELSAGVLERADNAGLDESSEAADPASFEARTFRRSLGVAYPLFCKWAGVSEIDDRDSLDRVAGKLLGLGL